Proteins encoded in a region of the Bacillus sp. T3 genome:
- a CDS encoding HD domain-containing protein, with amino-acid sequence MNNELVKKAEDFVKHALGQDSSGHDWYHIDRVRKNALYIVEKEQKGDHFVVEMAALLHDIPDDKLNESEAEGYKKLNSFFDGVTINEEVKLHILEIISTISFKGGRMIDLPSIEAKIVQDADRLDAIGAIGVARAFAYGGKKGTPLYDPSMEVRAEMTLNEYRNGRSSTVHHFYEKLLLLKDRLHTNTAKNIAEKRHQFMENFLHQFYNEWNGQA; translated from the coding sequence ATGAACAATGAATTAGTGAAAAAAGCAGAGGATTTTGTCAAGCATGCACTTGGGCAGGATTCTTCGGGTCATGACTGGTACCATATTGATCGTGTCCGCAAAAATGCATTATATATAGTAGAAAAAGAACAAAAGGGCGACCACTTTGTGGTCGAGATGGCTGCACTTCTTCATGATATCCCTGATGATAAGCTTAATGAGAGTGAAGCAGAAGGCTATAAAAAACTAAATAGCTTTTTTGATGGAGTTACGATCAACGAGGAAGTTAAACTCCACATTCTTGAAATAATCTCGACCATCTCCTTCAAAGGTGGACGAATGATCGATCTCCCTTCAATAGAAGCAAAAATTGTCCAGGATGCTGATCGCCTAGATGCGATTGGAGCAATTGGTGTAGCCAGAGCCTTTGCATACGGCGGTAAGAAGGGAACTCCACTTTATGATCCCTCTATGGAGGTTCGGGCAGAAATGACATTGAATGAGTACCGGAATGGACGCTCCTCTACTGTTCACCATTTTTATGAAAAATTATTGTTATTAAAGGATCGTTTACATACGAATACGGCAAAAAATATCGCAGAAAAACGCCACCAGTTTATGGAGAACTTTCTGCATCAATTTTATAATGAATGGAATGGTCAAGCTTGA
- the metA gene encoding homoserine O-acetyltransferase MetA, with protein MPIKLPKRLPARDVLESENIFVMDDDRAMQQDIRPLNILILNLMPEKERTEAQLLRLLGNTSLQVNVTFLKTATHVSKNTSKYHLDQFYTTFSEIKSRKFDGMIITGAPIEHLSFEDVNYWNELTQIMDWSTTNVTSTLHICWGAQAALYYHFGIGKFELPAKCSGVFAHRVLDRSEKLLRGFDDEYLAPHSRYTDVSKQEIVENTQLKLLSYSEEAGPFIVSANNGKQIMVTGHLEYETGTLAEEYQRDVQKGIDIEPPKHYFPNDNPNEQPLNRWRSHAHLLFSNWLNYYVYQETPYEWS; from the coding sequence TTGCCTATTAAATTACCTAAGCGACTTCCTGCCAGGGATGTCCTAGAATCTGAAAATATTTTCGTCATGGATGATGATCGGGCAATGCAACAGGATATTCGCCCGCTAAATATACTGATCCTAAACTTGATGCCAGAAAAAGAGCGGACAGAAGCGCAATTGCTGCGTTTATTGGGAAATACATCCTTACAGGTAAATGTAACCTTTTTAAAGACGGCTACGCATGTTTCAAAAAATACTAGCAAGTATCATCTTGATCAGTTTTATACCACCTTTTCCGAAATAAAAAGTCGGAAATTTGACGGAATGATCATCACGGGTGCGCCAATTGAACATTTGTCCTTCGAGGATGTTAATTATTGGAATGAGTTAACACAAATTATGGATTGGTCCACCACCAATGTAACGTCAACTCTCCACATCTGTTGGGGAGCTCAGGCCGCACTTTATTACCATTTTGGTATTGGGAAATTTGAATTACCGGCAAAATGCTCAGGTGTTTTCGCACACAGAGTATTGGACCGTTCAGAAAAATTATTACGAGGTTTTGATGATGAGTATTTAGCACCACATTCTCGTTATACTGATGTGTCTAAACAAGAAATTGTAGAAAATACACAACTTAAGCTTTTATCCTATTCTGAGGAAGCTGGTCCTTTTATTGTAAGCGCAAATAACGGAAAGCAAATCATGGTTACAGGTCATTTAGAATACGAAACGGGTACATTAGCTGAAGAATATCAACGCGATGTTCAAAAAGGCATCGATATTGAACCACCTAAGCATTATTTTCCGAACGATAACCCTAACGAACAGCCATTGAATCGTTGGCGGTCCCATGCTCATTTACTATTTTCAAACTGGTTAAACTACTATGTATACCAAGAAACACCGTACGAGTGGTCATGA
- a CDS encoding YpjP family protein, with product MSMPKWLQKSLVVLISVLTFGLVTPPQTLLIDKVDREKTLESETIVEVSSNVASETSLENRTSDFLQEREENLLSTKQKWVQLRVKDAEEQSFTKFGQKIKPIIKDDFHEVILPNIEKVISSVAEQYPEDDLVHLAVSEGPSKGRSERIFHITNQKTGIDVIRFHVRRDQPPQEGYWFNFHYHTYHDQYQAHHDLGSIYWAKNTPPNWMS from the coding sequence TTGTCCATGCCAAAATGGTTACAAAAATCGCTAGTTGTTTTAATTTCCGTTTTAACGTTCGGCCTTGTCACTCCGCCACAAACCCTGTTAATTGATAAAGTTGATAGAGAAAAAACATTAGAGAGTGAAACCATTGTAGAGGTATCGTCTAATGTTGCTTCGGAAACATCGTTAGAAAATCGAACAAGCGACTTTCTGCAAGAACGCGAAGAAAATCTACTGTCTACTAAACAAAAATGGGTACAATTACGCGTAAAGGATGCAGAAGAACAATCCTTTACAAAATTTGGTCAAAAAATCAAACCAATAATTAAAGATGATTTTCATGAAGTGATTCTGCCAAATATTGAAAAGGTGATATCATCTGTTGCGGAACAATATCCTGAAGACGATTTAGTTCATCTAGCTGTATCAGAAGGGCCAAGTAAAGGAAGGTCAGAACGAATCTTCCATATTACAAATCAAAAAACGGGGATAGATGTCATTCGCTTTCATGTCCGTCGGGACCAACCACCACAGGAGGGTTATTGGTTTAATTTTCACTATCATACTTATCACGACCAATATCAAGCCCATCATGATTTAGGTTCTATCTATTGGGCAAAAAATACTCCTCCTAATTGGATGAGTTAA
- a CDS encoding formate--tetrahydrofolate ligase — translation MEELNVTVTSKPKSDIEIAQQAKMLPIVNIATSLGLGDDDMELFGKYKAKLSFQGLEKIHKNKDGKIILVTSINPTPAGEGKSTVTVGLADALHSLGKKVVIAMREPSLGPTMGMKGGATGGGYAQVLPMEDINLHFTGDIHAITTANNALSALIDNHLQQGNELKIDPRRIVWKRALDLNDRSLRQVLIGLGGPTQGIPREDGFDITVASEIMAVLCLSTSISDLKKRLAQIVVAYNYDKQPVTVGDLKVQGVLALLLKDAVKPNLVQTIEHTPALIHGGPFANIAHGCNSIIATTAAAKLADYVVTEAGFGADLGAEKFLHIKSRSAGIEPEAVVIVATIRALKMHGGVKKADLHLEDLQALRAGLSNLKKHVETIQSFGLPFVVAINRFVSDSEAEIEELLDYCSQEGYPVALTEVWEKGGKGGVALANVLLNVLDKSTPSFRPLYLLSDSIEAKIRTIVQKVYGGRDVEFSTKAKNQMSSFTANGWGNLPICMAKTQYSLSDDPNQLGRPTDFVIHVRELKPAIGAGFIVALTGDVMTMPGLPKQPAAMNMDVDEKGNALGLF, via the coding sequence ATGGAGGAATTGAACGTGACAGTAACGAGTAAACCAAAATCAGATATTGAAATCGCTCAACAGGCAAAAATGCTGCCAATCGTTAACATTGCGACTAGCTTAGGGCTCGGTGACGATGATATGGAGCTATTCGGAAAATATAAGGCAAAGCTATCCTTTCAGGGATTAGAAAAGATACATAAGAATAAGGATGGAAAAATAATATTAGTGACCTCAATCAACCCAACCCCTGCGGGTGAAGGAAAGTCAACTGTCACGGTTGGACTAGCTGATGCCCTCCACTCACTTGGGAAAAAAGTAGTCATTGCGATGCGCGAGCCTTCCCTTGGGCCGACGATGGGAATGAAGGGCGGAGCGACGGGCGGTGGATACGCACAGGTGCTGCCGATGGAGGATATTAATCTCCATTTTACTGGTGATATCCATGCAATAACAACAGCAAATAATGCCTTGTCTGCACTGATTGATAACCACCTTCAGCAAGGGAATGAATTGAAAATTGATCCACGCAGAATTGTTTGGAAGCGGGCATTGGATTTAAACGATCGTTCATTAAGACAGGTTTTAATCGGCCTTGGCGGACCTACACAAGGGATTCCCCGTGAGGATGGATTTGATATTACGGTTGCCTCTGAAATCATGGCAGTGTTATGCTTGTCAACATCTATTTCAGATTTGAAAAAGCGCTTGGCTCAAATTGTAGTGGCATATAATTATGATAAACAACCGGTAACAGTTGGTGATCTGAAAGTACAAGGAGTGCTAGCTTTATTATTAAAGGATGCGGTCAAGCCGAATCTTGTCCAAACAATTGAGCATACACCCGCGTTAATTCATGGAGGACCATTTGCAAATATCGCACATGGCTGTAATAGTATTATCGCCACAACCGCTGCTGCCAAATTGGCGGACTATGTCGTAACCGAGGCTGGATTTGGTGCAGATCTGGGAGCGGAAAAGTTTTTACATATAAAATCAAGAAGTGCCGGAATTGAGCCTGAAGCGGTTGTGATTGTGGCAACAATTAGGGCATTAAAAATGCATGGAGGTGTAAAGAAAGCTGATTTGCACCTAGAGGATTTACAGGCGTTACGCGCAGGTCTTTCGAACTTAAAGAAGCATGTTGAAACGATCCAAAGCTTTGGATTGCCATTTGTCGTCGCAATTAACCGTTTTGTAAGTGATAGTGAAGCTGAGATAGAAGAATTACTTGACTATTGTTCTCAAGAAGGTTACCCTGTCGCGCTAACAGAGGTGTGGGAAAAAGGTGGCAAAGGTGGAGTCGCTCTTGCAAATGTACTTTTGAATGTTTTGGATAAAAGTACACCATCGTTCCGACCTTTATATTTATTATCTGATTCGATTGAAGCAAAAATTCGAACGATTGTTCAAAAGGTATACGGCGGAAGAGATGTTGAGTTTTCCACTAAGGCGAAAAACCAAATGAGTTCATTCACTGCTAACGGTTGGGGGAATTTACCGATTTGTATGGCAAAAACGCAGTATTCCTTGTCTGATGATCCGAATCAATTGGGACGACCAACAGATTTTGTCATCCACGTTCGCGAATTGAAGCCGGCAATTGGCGCTGGATTTATTGTCGCCTTAACAGGTGATGTAATGACAATGCCAGGCTTGCCAAAGCAACCAGCTGCGATGAATATGGATGTAGATGAAAAAGGAAATGCACTAGGTTTATTTTAA
- a CDS encoding lysophospholipid acyltransferase family protein, translating to MFRLIAFFSYFVGFLLYSIPTLSKMKKLDPSIPVAQKNKMIHEIPRKWSQTIMKITGSKIIVEGQENIPDGPVVIVCNHVGDFDIPVLLGFVNKPFGFISKIEVSKVPILSSWMKVMNCVFLDRKDRRQSVRAIKEAAASVKEGHSLVLFPEGTRSKGGAVGEFKPGGFRIAIDANAPIVPISISGTADVFEKNNRLVLACNN from the coding sequence ATGTTTCGATTAATTGCCTTTTTCAGTTATTTTGTTGGCTTTCTTTTATATAGCATACCGACATTATCCAAAATGAAAAAGCTTGATCCATCCATACCAGTTGCTCAAAAAAATAAAATGATTCATGAAATCCCTCGAAAATGGTCGCAAACAATCATGAAAATTACAGGTTCCAAGATCATTGTCGAGGGGCAAGAGAATATTCCAGATGGTCCAGTTGTCATTGTTTGTAACCATGTTGGTGATTTCGATATTCCAGTTTTGTTAGGGTTCGTTAATAAACCATTTGGGTTTATTTCAAAAATTGAGGTTAGTAAGGTTCCAATTCTTTCATCCTGGATGAAGGTGATGAATTGTGTGTTTCTAGATCGAAAGGATCGTAGACAATCAGTTAGAGCGATTAAAGAGGCAGCTGCAAGCGTAAAAGAGGGACATTCCCTAGTGCTTTTTCCAGAGGGGACCAGAAGCAAGGGTGGGGCTGTGGGAGAGTTTAAACCAGGTGGGTTCAGAATTGCAATAGATGCCAATGCTCCAATTGTTCCAATATCGATTAGTGGAACTGCTGATGTTTTTGAAAAGAATAATCGCTTAGTCCTGGCCTGCAACAATTAG
- the mntR gene encoding transcriptional regulator MntR, whose amino-acid sequence MPTPSMEDYIEQIYKLIEEKGYARVSDIAEALSVHPSSVTKMVQKLDKDEYLVYEKYRGLVLTKKGHKTGKRLLYRHELLEQFLRIIGVKEENIYQDVEGIEHHLSWDAIDRIGDLVQYFEESTERTQSLQLIQQQNEHDDTEH is encoded by the coding sequence ATGCCGACACCAAGTATGGAAGACTATATTGAACAAATTTATAAACTAATAGAAGAGAAAGGCTACGCGCGTGTTTCTGATATTGCGGAAGCGCTTTCTGTCCATCCCTCTTCCGTAACGAAAATGGTTCAAAAGCTTGATAAGGATGAATATTTAGTATATGAAAAATATAGAGGCCTAGTCTTAACGAAGAAAGGCCATAAAACAGGAAAACGACTTCTCTACCGCCATGAGTTGCTTGAACAATTCTTAAGAATTATCGGTGTCAAAGAGGAGAATATTTATCAAGATGTTGAAGGTATCGAGCATCATCTTAGCTGGGATGCGATCGATCGCATCGGTGATCTAGTCCAATATTTTGAAGAAAGTACAGAACGTACTCAATCATTACAATTGATTCAACAACAAAATGAACATGATGATACAGAGCACTAA
- a CDS encoding anthrax toxin lethal factor-related metalloendopeptidase produces MRKLIILVILIAFSVPLLGHTQAKGDGIALRDYTPQSTLLQSLQLRSQAQLGKLVYLPESDFDQAEASKIISRLDKLPSTILSKMVEEGIQLHLFEGNLTDQPTAEHLKGVIPRGYTSNKTWDDVPGVGGSKVVLVKIGASAKGSGHGSVNLELHELAHSIDRYVYDEIRSNPTYLKIWKQERNILFPGQSYFINYPEEYFAETFAMYYLSEETKEILKKEAPKTYAFFNSLSTIK; encoded by the coding sequence ATGCGGAAATTAATCATCTTAGTTATTTTGATTGCTTTCTCCGTTCCTTTATTAGGTCATACCCAGGCGAAAGGTGATGGAATTGCTCTACGTGATTACACACCGCAATCCACATTATTACAATCTCTTCAGCTACGTTCACAGGCACAGCTTGGCAAACTCGTTTATTTACCAGAATCAGATTTTGATCAAGCAGAAGCATCGAAAATTATCTCGCGCTTAGACAAGCTTCCTAGTACCATTTTATCAAAAATGGTTGAGGAGGGAATACAACTGCATCTGTTTGAGGGAAATTTAACGGATCAACCAACAGCAGAGCATTTAAAGGGTGTTATTCCAAGAGGGTATACTAGTAATAAAACATGGGATGATGTTCCAGGTGTAGGGGGTTCGAAGGTAGTCCTTGTCAAAATTGGGGCCAGTGCGAAAGGAAGCGGGCATGGGTCTGTTAATTTAGAGCTTCATGAGCTCGCCCATTCAATCGATCGCTATGTCTACGACGAAATCCGCTCAAACCCTACTTATTTGAAAATATGGAAGCAGGAGCGTAATATCTTATTTCCAGGTCAATCCTACTTTATAAATTATCCAGAAGAGTACTTTGCCGAAACCTTTGCGATGTACTATCTAAGTGAAGAGACGAAAGAAATATTAAAAAAAGAGGCCCCAAAAACATATGCTTTTTTTAATAGCTTATCTACGATAAAATAA
- a CDS encoding GIY-YIG nuclease family protein, with protein sequence MIEKIDKNHSLYAVHLDLIEDIEIPIGKLGTYHFPKGAYIYVGSAKRAIVHRLNRHKKIEKPKRWHIDYLRPYCEITKIITYELENGECLLAEKLRKEVNGTLPIKGFGASDCHCPSHLIHYIPNYSN encoded by the coding sequence ATGATAGAAAAAATAGATAAGAACCACTCACTATACGCCGTTCACCTTGACCTAATAGAAGACATAGAGATTCCAATTGGAAAACTAGGAACCTACCATTTTCCAAAAGGTGCGTACATTTATGTCGGAAGCGCAAAAAGAGCTATAGTTCACCGCTTAAATCGGCATAAAAAAATCGAGAAACCAAAAAGATGGCATATCGATTATTTGCGTCCTTATTGTGAGATTACTAAAATTATAACATACGAGTTGGAAAATGGAGAGTGTCTCCTTGCTGAGAAATTAAGGAAGGAAGTGAATGGAACGCTGCCAATCAAAGGATTTGGTGCATCCGATTGCCATTGTCCTTCACATTTGATCCACTATATCCCAAATTATTCCAATTAA
- a CDS encoding thymidylate synthase: MEQYLQLCKDLLENGVKKEDRTGTGTISTFGYQMRFDLKEGFPLITTKKLHLKSIIHELLWFLNGDTNVKYLQDHGVRIWNEWADENGELGPVYGHQWRSWTGADGTTVDQISDLIHQLKNNPDSRRLIVNSWNVTEIPKMALPPCHCMFQFYVADGKLSCQLYQRSADVFLGVPFNIASYALLTLMVAQVCDLEPGEFIHTFGDTHIYLNHLDQVKLQLSREPRTLPTMKLNPEVKDIFSFKFEDFSLEGYDPHPHIKGVVSV; encoded by the coding sequence ATGGAACAATATTTGCAGCTATGTAAGGATCTTTTAGAAAACGGAGTGAAAAAAGAGGACCGAACAGGAACGGGTACAATCAGCACATTTGGTTATCAAATGAGATTTGATCTGAAAGAAGGTTTTCCTCTTATCACAACAAAAAAGCTACATTTGAAATCGATTATTCATGAACTTCTTTGGTTTTTAAATGGTGACACAAATGTCAAATACCTACAGGATCATGGAGTTCGTATTTGGAATGAATGGGCAGATGAAAACGGTGAACTCGGACCGGTATACGGGCATCAATGGCGTTCGTGGACGGGTGCAGATGGTACAACTGTGGACCAAATAAGTGATCTGATTCATCAGTTAAAAAACAATCCAGATTCAAGAAGATTAATTGTTAATTCCTGGAATGTGACAGAGATCCCAAAAATGGCTCTTCCGCCGTGCCACTGTATGTTCCAATTTTACGTTGCAGATGGAAAACTTTCATGTCAGCTTTATCAACGTTCAGCTGATGTGTTTCTTGGGGTGCCATTCAATATTGCCTCTTATGCACTGCTTACTTTAATGGTTGCCCAAGTATGTGATTTAGAGCCTGGTGAGTTTATTCATACATTCGGTGACACGCATATTTATTTAAACCATCTAGACCAGGTAAAACTTCAATTATCGCGCGAGCCGCGCACCTTACCAACGATGAAGCTGAACCCGGAAGTGAAGGACATTTTCAGCTTTAAGTTTGAAGATTTTAGCTTGGAGGGTTATGACCCGCATCCTCACATTAAGGGGGTAGTCAGTGTATGA
- a CDS encoding class I SAM-dependent methyltransferase, with the protein MGFYWAEAAKKEWNERANSWHAKSKEMWETGSRKDIVAFVKEHVPTYAKICDLGCGDGYGSFKLAVNGFEVIGIDVSDEMIEKARSFEKPGTLDFFKGDIASLAFPSQSFDGIIAINSLEWTESPLKVLREMKRIIKPGGRACVGILGPTAGPRENSYRRLYGESVVCNTIMPWEFERLASENGFQKTAELGVFKRDTEDLQKGTLSKEIIQALTFMTVFMLESL; encoded by the coding sequence GTGGGATTTTATTGGGCTGAAGCAGCAAAAAAAGAATGGAATGAACGGGCAAATTCCTGGCATGCAAAAAGCAAGGAAATGTGGGAAACAGGAAGCCGAAAGGATATCGTAGCGTTTGTTAAAGAGCATGTACCCACCTATGCGAAGATTTGTGATTTAGGGTGTGGAGATGGATATGGCTCTTTTAAGTTAGCAGTAAATGGCTTTGAAGTAATTGGTATTGATGTATCTGATGAAATGATTGAAAAGGCGAGAAGCTTTGAAAAACCTGGTACCTTGGATTTTTTTAAAGGAGATATTGCAAGTTTGGCGTTCCCGAGTCAAAGCTTTGATGGAATTATCGCGATCAATTCGCTAGAGTGGACAGAAAGTCCTTTAAAGGTTTTACGGGAAATGAAAAGAATTATAAAGCCAGGCGGTAGAGCCTGTGTCGGTATATTAGGGCCAACTGCAGGTCCGAGAGAGAATAGTTATCGTCGTTTGTATGGAGAAAGTGTAGTCTGTAATACGATTATGCCTTGGGAGTTTGAACGGCTTGCATCTGAAAATGGGTTTCAAAAAACAGCCGAATTAGGTGTGTTTAAACGTGATACTGAAGACCTACAAAAAGGCACGTTATCTAAAGAAATCATCCAAGCGCTTACATTTATGACTGTGTTTATGCTAGAGAGTCTATAA
- a CDS encoding DUF3892 domain-containing protein, whose product MNVTETLIAVHRNQNGGILSFQTSEGRIISYRKALIEAEEGIINGVQLQEATNGTSYLTPMNDPSFETYPEFY is encoded by the coding sequence ATGAATGTTACAGAAACTTTAATTGCTGTTCATCGCAATCAAAATGGGGGAATTTTGAGTTTCCAGACATCAGAGGGGCGAATCATATCGTATCGCAAGGCTCTTATTGAGGCTGAGGAAGGAATAATTAATGGTGTTCAATTACAAGAGGCAACAAATGGAACATCTTACCTTACTCCAATGAATGATCCATCATTCGAAACATATCCAGAATTTTACTAA
- a CDS encoding LL-diaminopimelate aminotransferase produces the protein MNIHSADRMNAFTESVFAELTHLKKSQLAKGHHVIDLSIGSPDLPPPVFVQNKLKELVELGNSFAYSLSGTADFNQAVADYYNRSFSVRLNPEDEVLLLMGSQDGLVHLPLVLCNPGDYILMPDPGYTAYFAGAKLASAEIYPMPLLKENQFLPNLAEIPEEIIEKTKLMILNFPGNPVPALATEEFFSEVVQFAKKHNIVVLHDFAYSELYFDEKPISFLSVPGAIDVGIEMNSLSKSFSMAGARIAYAAGNAEVLSMLGQLKSNLDYGVFLPVQAAACLALRDTSNYLDQNRQIYKKRRDLLVNGFKELGWTIESPKASMFIWAKIPEGYTSKSFTIQLIEKANVVVTPGNAFGQWGEGYVRIALVQPESEIVQALENIRKSGILHTQVK, from the coding sequence ATGAACATCCATTCCGCAGATAGGATGAATGCTTTTACAGAAAGCGTTTTTGCAGAACTAACACATTTAAAAAAGTCGCAGCTCGCCAAAGGGCATCATGTTATTGATTTAAGTATTGGAAGCCCGGATTTGCCTCCACCTGTTTTTGTTCAAAACAAACTAAAAGAATTGGTCGAACTAGGGAATTCATTTGCTTATTCATTAAGCGGTACTGCTGATTTTAATCAAGCGGTCGCAGACTATTATAATAGAAGTTTCTCTGTAAGACTAAATCCAGAAGATGAAGTTCTCTTGTTAATGGGGTCGCAGGATGGTTTAGTCCATCTACCGCTCGTTTTATGCAACCCTGGTGACTATATCCTTATGCCGGATCCTGGGTATACAGCTTATTTTGCAGGCGCAAAGCTTGCATCTGCTGAAATTTACCCGATGCCATTATTAAAAGAAAATCAATTTTTGCCAAATTTGGCAGAGATTCCTGAAGAAATTATTGAAAAAACTAAATTAATGATATTGAACTTTCCTGGAAACCCTGTACCCGCACTGGCTACTGAGGAGTTTTTTTCGGAAGTTGTTCAGTTTGCGAAAAAACATAATATTGTTGTGCTTCATGATTTTGCTTATTCCGAACTCTATTTTGATGAGAAGCCGATTAGCTTTTTATCTGTTCCGGGTGCAATTGATGTTGGAATTGAAATGAACTCTCTTTCAAAAAGCTTTAGTATGGCAGGAGCTAGGATTGCTTATGCGGCAGGTAATGCGGAAGTTCTTAGTATGTTGGGACAACTAAAGTCCAACCTTGATTATGGGGTATTTTTACCTGTACAAGCTGCAGCGTGTTTAGCCTTAAGAGACACTTCTAATTATCTCGATCAAAACCGACAGATTTATAAGAAGAGGCGAGACTTGTTAGTGAATGGATTTAAGGAGCTGGGCTGGACCATCGAAAGCCCGAAAGCATCGATGTTTATTTGGGCTAAAATACCTGAAGGATACACATCAAAAAGCTTTACGATTCAATTAATTGAGAAAGCGAATGTTGTTGTTACTCCAGGGAATGCATTTGGGCAATGGGGAGAAGGATATGTTCGGATTGCCCTAGTTCAGCCAGAATCAGAAATAGTACAAGCATTAGAAAATATCCGCAAAAGTGGCATACTGCACACGCAAGTTAAGTGA
- a CDS encoding dihydrofolate reductase: protein MISLIWAMDVNRVIGKDNQLPWHLPEDLKFFKRTTMGHPIAMGRKTHESIGRPLPGRENIIVTRNKDYSSEGCTVLHSVEELIEFSRGLKEQEIFVIGGAEIFKEVFPVADRLYITKIDYSFDGDTYFPEIAMDEWNEIFHEPGLKDEKNPYDYEFFTYERK, encoded by the coding sequence ATGATCTCATTAATATGGGCAATGGATGTAAATCGGGTAATTGGCAAAGATAATCAGCTTCCGTGGCATTTACCTGAGGATTTGAAGTTTTTTAAAAGAACGACGATGGGACACCCAATTGCAATGGGAAGAAAAACACATGAATCAATTGGTCGCCCCCTCCCTGGTAGGGAAAATATCATCGTCACAAGAAATAAGGACTATTCCAGTGAAGGCTGTACTGTCCTTCATTCTGTTGAAGAGCTAATAGAGTTTTCAAGAGGATTAAAAGAACAAGAAATTTTTGTTATTGGCGGGGCAGAAATCTTTAAAGAAGTATTTCCAGTTGCAGATCGCCTGTATATTACGAAGATTGATTATTCATTTGATGGGGATACTTATTTCCCTGAAATCGCAATGGATGAATGGAATGAAATTTTCCATGAACCTGGATTAAAGGATGAGAAAAATCCATACGATTACGAGTTTTTCACTTATGAACGGAAGTAA
- a CDS encoding BrxA/BrxB family bacilliredoxin, translated as MSMAYEEYMRQMLKPMREELVQAGFQELLTAEEVDQFISNVEGTTLVVVNSVCGCAAGLARPAVTQALTQAAKKPNHLVTVFAGQEKDATAKMREYFTGYEPSSPSMALLKGKEVVHFIPRHEIEGQTMEAIMENLLTALNENC; from the coding sequence ATGTCAATGGCTTACGAAGAATACATGAGACAAATGTTAAAACCTATGAGAGAAGAGCTAGTCCAAGCAGGTTTTCAAGAATTATTAACGGCTGAGGAAGTTGATCAATTTATAAGCAATGTTGAAGGAACAACGCTTGTAGTTGTTAACTCTGTTTGTGGATGTGCAGCAGGCCTAGCACGCCCTGCCGTGACGCAAGCTTTAACACAGGCAGCGAAAAAACCAAATCATTTAGTTACCGTTTTTGCTGGTCAAGAAAAGGATGCCACAGCAAAAATGCGTGAATATTTTACCGGATATGAACCATCTTCACCATCAATGGCTCTGTTAAAAGGAAAAGAAGTAGTCCACTTCATTCCTCGTCATGAAATTGAAGGTCAAACAATGGAAGCGATTATGGAGAATCTCCTCACCGCTTTAAATGAAAACTGTTAA